Proteins encoded together in one Nostoc sp. PCC 7524 window:
- a CDS encoding Uma2 family endonuclease, translating to METVTLNIPPAVGLTDEQFYQLCIANNEWRIELTAAGELIIMPPTGGESGIRNSGLTAKLYNWNEQAKLGKVFDSSTEFHLSNGAFRSPDVAWVKTERWEALTAEQKKRFPPLCPDFVIELRSETDSLKTLRAKMQEYQDNGVRLGWLIDPQTPLVEIYRPSVEVETINFSVEQPPQLSGEDVLPGLVLDLSFILNP from the coding sequence ATGGAAACTGTCACCCTCAACATTCCACCAGCCGTAGGTCTAACAGACGAGCAGTTTTATCAACTGTGCATAGCCAATAACGAATGGCGCATAGAACTGACAGCAGCAGGAGAATTAATTATTATGCCTCCAACTGGCGGCGAAAGCGGTATTAGAAATTCTGGCTTAACGGCTAAACTCTACAATTGGAATGAGCAAGCCAAACTGGGTAAAGTATTTGACTCCTCAACTGAGTTTCATTTATCTAATGGTGCTTTTCGTTCGCCGGATGTGGCTTGGGTGAAAACAGAACGCTGGGAAGCTTTGACTGCGGAACAAAAGAAACGCTTTCCCCCACTGTGTCCAGATTTTGTCATAGAACTGCGCTCTGAAACTGATTCCTTAAAGACATTACGGGCAAAAATGCAAGAGTATCAGGATAATGGCGTTCGCCTAGGTTGGTTGATTGATCCCCAAACGCCGTTAGTGGAAATTTATCGCCCTAGTGTTGAAGTAGAAACCATTAATTTTTCTGTTGAGCAACCGCCCCAACTTTCTGGTGAAGATGTATTACCTGGGTTGGTTTTGGATTTAAGTTTTATCCTCAACCCATAA
- a CDS encoding M20 family metallopeptidase: MLTRIKDLAAKLAPRLIEIRRHIHAHPELSGQEYQTAAFVAGVLSSSGLRVQEGIGKTGVVGEIKGSLQDEHFLAIRTDMDALPIQESTGLEYASRTAGVMHACGHDIHTTVGLGTAMILAQIAEELSGNVRFLFQPAEEIAQGAIWMIEDGVMKNVSAVLGVHVFPSIPAGSIGVRYGALTAAADDLEILIFGESGHGARPHEAIDAIWIAAQVITALQQAISRTQNPLRPVVLSIGKINGGRAPNIIADQVQLRGTVRSLHPETRAQLPNWIEKIVANVCHSYGAKYQVNYHQGVPGVNNDYALTQLLQSAAEAAWSSDRVQVLPEPSLGAEDFSVYLEHVPGAMFRLGVGYPDRIINHPLHHPEFEVDESAIITGVVTMAYAAYQYFQQR, translated from the coding sequence ATGCTAACCCGTATTAAAGACTTAGCCGCCAAACTCGCACCTCGCCTGATTGAGATTCGTCGCCACATTCATGCTCACCCCGAACTTAGCGGACAGGAATATCAAACTGCTGCGTTTGTGGCTGGTGTTTTATCTTCCAGTGGTTTGCGTGTGCAAGAGGGAATTGGCAAAACAGGCGTAGTGGGGGAAATTAAAGGTTCTCTTCAAGATGAGCATTTCTTGGCAATTCGCACTGATATGGATGCTTTACCCATTCAAGAAAGTACGGGGTTGGAATATGCTTCTCGTACAGCCGGGGTGATGCACGCTTGCGGCCATGATATTCACACTACAGTGGGTTTGGGAACAGCAATGATACTCGCCCAAATTGCAGAGGAATTGAGCGGAAATGTGCGGTTTTTATTCCAGCCTGCGGAAGAAATTGCCCAAGGTGCAATTTGGATGATCGAAGATGGGGTGATGAAAAATGTCTCGGCTGTTTTGGGGGTTCATGTTTTCCCTTCTATCCCGGCTGGCTCTATTGGTGTGCGTTACGGAGCGTTGACGGCGGCGGCTGATGATTTAGAGATTCTGATTTTTGGTGAATCTGGACATGGTGCGCGTCCCCATGAGGCGATTGATGCAATTTGGATTGCGGCACAAGTAATTACGGCTTTGCAACAAGCCATTAGCCGCACCCAAAACCCCTTGCGTCCTGTGGTGTTAAGTATTGGCAAAATTAACGGTGGGAGAGCGCCTAATATTATTGCTGATCAAGTGCAGTTGCGGGGAACAGTGCGATCGCTCCACCCAGAAACCCGCGCTCAACTCCCTAACTGGATTGAAAAAATTGTCGCTAATGTCTGCCATTCTTACGGTGCAAAGTATCAGGTTAATTATCACCAAGGTGTACCGGGTGTTAACAATGATTATGCACTGACGCAATTGTTGCAATCCGCCGCCGAAGCAGCTTGGAGTAGCGATCGCGTCCAAGTTTTACCAGAACCATCTCTGGGTGCAGAAGATTTTTCTGTATATTTGGAACACGTCCCCGGTGCAATGTTTCGCCTAGGTGTAGGCTACCCAGATCGAATTATCAACCATCCCTTACATCACCCGGAATTTGAGGTAGATGAATCTGCTATTATCACAGGAGTTGTAACAATGGCATACGCCGCATATCAGTATTTCCAGCAACGATAA
- a CDS encoding response regulator has protein sequence MTTNLLTKPQRYYLHPSRRILLVEDNDINRMLLSDYLSYCNYNVKGLSNAADFFLSIDTFQPDLILLDLKLPDINGYVLLEKIQQQPNLLKIPIIVVSAFAFKSDQEKAMNLGARSYFVKPINLNLLTLAIEQELAYSCI, from the coding sequence ATGACAACCAATTTACTGACAAAACCTCAAAGATATTACTTACATCCATCAAGACGAATTTTACTTGTTGAAGATAATGATATTAATAGGATGTTACTCAGTGATTATTTGAGCTATTGTAACTACAATGTCAAAGGTTTATCGAATGCTGCGGATTTTTTCTTATCTATAGATACATTTCAACCGGATTTAATTTTATTAGACTTGAAATTACCAGATATTAATGGATATGTTCTACTCGAAAAAATACAGCAACAACCCAATTTATTGAAGATACCTATTATTGTAGTTTCAGCATTTGCTTTTAAATCTGATCAAGAAAAAGCAATGAATTTAGGCGCTCGTAGTTATTTTGTTAAACCTATAAATCTGAATCTTTTAACGCTGGCAATTGAACAAGAGTTAGCTTATAGCTGTATTTAA